The proteins below are encoded in one region of Saccharicrinis carchari:
- a CDS encoding tetratricopeptide repeat protein, translating to MRSLLLLVIFGLIANSVFAQVELELFPKNIKIDNYKHCLCKFDTVNIKAEIIKEDFGENGKLSYDYSRFKFVDLNSDNKCEVIHYFSSGVRGWPHDFITIYSINEKSSIHKIFDQGSFLVSFAESDGNFVQITNTYFKGHKTNPIYYIETWKIIGDKYRKYYSPELTKGEFKEKGLKAYRSKKYEEAFICFSNVLHFPHNTSNAYLNSLNDLAITLIKLRRYEEVESLYKNTIEKSSDMKSLASANFNIGLAKEKEGKKAAAISYFKKSLKQHWTKAAEEKVKFTSANNVQK from the coding sequence ATGAGAAGTTTATTATTGTTGGTAATATTTGGCTTAATTGCGAATTCTGTTTTCGCTCAGGTTGAGCTAGAATTATTTCCAAAAAATATTAAGATTGATAACTATAAGCACTGCTTGTGCAAATTTGATACTGTTAATATTAAAGCTGAAATCATAAAGGAAGATTTTGGAGAAAATGGCAAATTATCTTATGATTATTCTAGATTTAAATTTGTTGACTTGAACTCAGACAATAAATGTGAAGTTATACATTATTTCTCATCTGGCGTAAGGGGATGGCCACATGACTTCATAACGATATATTCTATTAATGAAAAGTCTAGCATCCATAAAATATTTGACCAGGGGAGTTTCTTAGTAAGTTTTGCGGAATCCGATGGTAACTTTGTTCAAATAACGAACACATATTTTAAGGGACACAAAACAAACCCAATATATTACATTGAGACTTGGAAGATAATTGGGGATAAATATAGAAAGTATTATTCTCCAGAATTGACAAAAGGAGAGTTTAAAGAAAAGGGTCTAAAGGCATATAGGTCTAAAAAATATGAAGAAGCTTTTATTTGCTTTAGTAATGTTCTTCATTTCCCTCATAACACTTCTAATGCATATTTAAATTCATTGAATGATTTGGCTATTACATTAATTAAATTAAGAAGATATGAAGAAGTTGAGTCGCTATATAAGAATACAATTGAAAAATCGTCTGATATGAAATCTCTAGCTAGTGCAAACTTCAATATTGGACTGGCAAAAGAAAAAGAGGGTAAAAAAGCAGCAGCAATATCATATTTTAAGAAATCATTAAAACAACATTGGACTAAGGCTGCTGAAGAAAAAGTGAAATTTACGAGCGCTAACAATGTACAAAAATAA